A window of Lepus europaeus isolate LE1 chromosome 11, mLepTim1.pri, whole genome shotgun sequence contains these coding sequences:
- the PABPN1 gene encoding polyadenylate-binding protein 2 isoform X1 — MAAAAAAAAAAGAAGGRGSGPGRRRHLVPGAGGEAGEGAPGGAGDYGNGLESEELEPGELLPEPEPEEEPPRPRAPPGTPGPGPGSGAPGNQEEEEEPGLVEGDPGDSAIEDPELEAIKARVREMEEEAEKLKELQNEVEKQMNMSPPPGNAGPVIMSIEERMEADARSIYVGNVDYGATAEELEAHFHGCGSVNRVTILCDKFSGHPKGFAYIEFSDKESVRTSLALDESLFRGRQIKVIPKRTNRPGISTTDRGFPRARYRARTTNYNSSRSRFYSGFNSRPRGRIYRGRARATSWYSPY; from the exons atggcggcggcggcggcggcggcagcagcagcgggGGCTGCGGGCGGTCGGGGCTCCGGGCCGGGGCGGCGGCGCCATCTTGTGCCCGGGGCCGGTggggaggccggggagggggccccGGGGGGCGCAGGGGACTACGGGAACGGCCTGGAGTCTGAGGAACTGGAGCCTGGGGAGCTGCTGCCAGAGCCCGAGCCCGAAGAGGagccgccccggccccgcgcaCCCCCGGGAACTccgggccctgggcctggctcgGGAGCCCCCGGcaaccaggaggaggaggaggagccgggactggtCGAGGGTGACCCGGGGGACAGCGCCATTGAGGACCCG GAGCTGGAAGCGATCAAAGCCCGAGtcagggagatggaggaggaagcgGAGAAGCTAAAAGAACTGCAGAACGAGGTAGAGAAGCAGATGAATATGAGCCCACCTCCAGGCAATG CTGGCCCAGTGATCATGTCTATTGAGGAGAGGATGGAGGCTGACGCCCGTTCCATCTATGTTGGCAAT GTGGACTATGGTGCAACCGCAGAAGAGCTGGAAGCTCACTTTCATGGCTGTGGTTCAGTCAACCGTGTGACGATACTCTGTGACAAGTTCAGTGGCCATCCCAAAGG GTTTGCGTATATAGAGTTCTCAGACAAAGAGTCAGTGAGAACTTCCCTGGCCTTAGATGAGTCCCTGTTTAGAGGAAGACAAATCAAG GTGATTCCAAAACGAACCAACAGACCAGGCATCAGCACAACAGACCGGGGTTTCCCACGGGCCCGCTACCGTGCCAGGACCACCAACTACAACAGTTCCCGCTCTAGATTCTACAGTGGTTTTAACAGCAGGCCCCGGGGTCGCATCTACAG GGGCCGGGCTAGAGCGACATCATGGTATTCCCCTTACTAA
- the PABPN1 gene encoding polyadenylate-binding protein 2 isoform X2, which produces MEEEAEKLKELQNEVEKQMNMSPPPGNAGPVIMSIEERMEADARSIYVGNVDYGATAEELEAHFHGCGSVNRVTILCDKFSGHPKGFAYIEFSDKESVRTSLALDESLFRGRQIKVIPKRTNRPGISTTDRGFPRARYRARTTNYNSSRSRFYSGFNSRPRGRIYRGRARATSWYSPY; this is translated from the exons atggaggaggaagcgGAGAAGCTAAAAGAACTGCAGAACGAGGTAGAGAAGCAGATGAATATGAGCCCACCTCCAGGCAATG CTGGCCCAGTGATCATGTCTATTGAGGAGAGGATGGAGGCTGACGCCCGTTCCATCTATGTTGGCAAT GTGGACTATGGTGCAACCGCAGAAGAGCTGGAAGCTCACTTTCATGGCTGTGGTTCAGTCAACCGTGTGACGATACTCTGTGACAAGTTCAGTGGCCATCCCAAAGG GTTTGCGTATATAGAGTTCTCAGACAAAGAGTCAGTGAGAACTTCCCTGGCCTTAGATGAGTCCCTGTTTAGAGGAAGACAAATCAAG GTGATTCCAAAACGAACCAACAGACCAGGCATCAGCACAACAGACCGGGGTTTCCCACGGGCCCGCTACCGTGCCAGGACCACCAACTACAACAGTTCCCGCTCTAGATTCTACAGTGGTTTTAACAGCAGGCCCCGGGGTCGCATCTACAG GGGCCGGGCTAGAGCGACATCATGGTATTCCCCTTACTAA